The proteins below are encoded in one region of Sulfitobacter sp. SK012:
- a CDS encoding haloalkane dehalogenase, whose product MDVLRTPDDHFSNLPGYAFAPNYVDDLRGYEGLRVHYVDQGADDANRTFLCLPGEPTWAYLFRHMIPVFSDSGARVVVPDWLGFGRSDKPVDDAVYTFDFHRNMMLAFIEKLDLQNITLVVQDWGGILGLTLPMDQRDRFSRLIVMNTAIPVGESLGEGFHGWKDYVASRPDMDCGALMKRACPHLTEAEAQAYEAPFPDQRYKAGVRRFPQLVMIEPGMDGAETAMRAQKFWQSEWEGESFMAIGAKDPVLGVPVMNKLRETIRNCPEPMVLEEAGHFVQEWGDSVARAAMKHFGDNC is encoded by the coding sequence ATGGACGTATTGAGAACTCCCGACGATCATTTTTCAAACCTGCCGGGTTACGCTTTTGCACCGAATTACGTCGATGACCTAAGGGGCTATGAAGGTCTCCGGGTGCACTATGTGGACCAGGGCGCGGACGATGCAAACCGGACGTTCCTATGCCTGCCGGGAGAGCCAACATGGGCTTACCTGTTTCGCCACATGATACCCGTTTTTTCGGATTCGGGTGCGCGGGTGGTTGTGCCAGATTGGTTGGGTTTTGGAAGGTCCGACAAACCCGTCGATGACGCAGTCTATACCTTTGATTTTCACCGCAACATGATGCTTGCCTTCATCGAGAAACTGGACCTTCAGAACATCACCTTGGTTGTGCAAGATTGGGGCGGTATTCTGGGGCTGACTCTGCCAATGGATCAACGCGACCGATTTTCCCGATTGATTGTCATGAATACGGCAATCCCGGTTGGAGAAAGCCTTGGCGAGGGGTTTCATGGCTGGAAAGATTATGTGGCAAGCCGGCCTGACATGGATTGCGGCGCATTGATGAAGCGGGCCTGCCCACATTTGACCGAGGCAGAGGCGCAAGCCTATGAGGCACCGTTCCCGGATCAACGTTACAAAGCGGGCGTTCGCCGGTTTCCGCAATTGGTAATGATTGAGCCGGGGATGGACGGTGCCGAAACAGCAATGCGCGCACAAAAATTCTGGCAATCTGAGTGGGAGGGTGAAAGCTTCATGGCCATCGGAGCAAAAGATCCGGTTCTGGGCGTGCCAGTGATGAATAAGTTGCGCGAAACCATCAGAAACTGCCCAGAACCAATGGTTTTGGAAGAAGCCGGGCATTTTGTGCAGGAGTGGGGTGACTCGGTTGCGCGGGCGGCAATGAAGCACTTTGGCGACAATTGCTGA
- a CDS encoding CoA-binding protein: protein MNYSDALLRDVLNRTKRIAVVGVSSNPVRPSYFVARYLTLKGYDVVPVNPGIAGQKLFGKIAVGSLEEIEGGVDMVDIFRRSEAVPEIVASALAAFPALGTIWMQLGVQHDAAAAQAEARGVTVIQDRCPKIEYQRLFGELRMGGFATGIISSKL, encoded by the coding sequence ATGAATTATTCTGATGCCTTATTGCGCGATGTCTTGAACCGGACCAAACGCATTGCCGTGGTTGGCGTGTCGAGTAACCCCGTGCGCCCCAGCTATTTTGTAGCGCGTTATCTGACCCTTAAGGGGTATGATGTGGTGCCGGTGAACCCCGGAATTGCAGGGCAAAAGCTGTTCGGAAAGATCGCTGTCGGGAGCCTTGAAGAAATCGAAGGGGGCGTGGATATGGTCGACATCTTTCGGCGTTCAGAAGCTGTGCCTGAAATTGTCGCATCTGCGCTGGCGGCGTTCCCTGCGCTAGGTACGATCTGGATGCAATTGGGCGTGCAGCATGACGCGGCAGCGGCCCAAGCCGAAGCGCGAGGCGTGACCGTTATTCAGGATCGCTGCCCAAAAATCGAATACCAACGCCTGTTTGGTGAGTTGCGCATGGGTGGTTTTGCGACCGGTATTATTTCAAGCAAACTCTGA
- the hisB gene encoding imidazoleglycerol-phosphate dehydratase HisB gives MRQAKITRTTAETDISVEINLDGTGAYDNKTGIGFFDHMLDQLSRHALIDMTVRCSGDLHIDDHHSVEDVGIALGQALTQAMGDKRGIIRYGSCLLPMDDALVRSALDLSARPFLVWNVEMPTAKIGTFDTELVREFFQAFATHGGITLHVDMLHGLNSHHIAEAAFKSVARALRDALERDPRKADAIPSTKGAL, from the coding sequence ATGCGCCAAGCTAAGATCACCAGGACCACCGCCGAAACCGACATCAGCGTCGAGATAAACCTCGATGGCACAGGTGCTTACGACAACAAGACCGGCATTGGGTTCTTTGATCACATGCTCGATCAGCTATCGCGCCATGCGCTGATTGATATGACAGTGCGCTGTTCGGGCGATTTGCACATCGACGATCACCATTCCGTTGAGGACGTAGGCATCGCCCTAGGCCAAGCGCTGACCCAAGCCATGGGCGACAAGCGTGGGATCATACGCTACGGATCCTGCCTGCTGCCGATGGACGACGCGTTGGTGCGCAGCGCCCTTGATCTATCCGCCCGACCCTTTCTGGTGTGGAACGTCGAAATGCCAACCGCCAAGATTGGCACCTTTGATACCGAGTTGGTGCGCGAGTTCTTTCAGGCCTTCGCGACACACGGTGGCATTACGTTGCACGTCGACATGCTGCACGGGCTTAACAGTCACCACATTGCAGAGGCTGCGTTCAAATCTGTGGCGCGCGCCCTGCGCGATGCGTTGGAACGTGATCCGCGCAAAGCGGACGCGATCCCTTCAACCAAGGGCGCACTCTGA
- a CDS encoding VOC family protein yields the protein MKLAAVSLIVPDYDAGIAFYCGIMGFELAEDFPQGDKRWVRVNPPGGGASFILAQAATPQQSAAIGNQGGGRVWLFLQSDDFDSDYNRLNAAGVTFEETPRSEVYGKVAVFRDPFGNRWDLLGAPE from the coding sequence ATGAAACTTGCAGCTGTCTCTTTGATTGTGCCCGACTATGACGCGGGGATCGCGTTTTACTGCGGGATTATGGGGTTTGAACTGGCCGAGGATTTTCCTCAGGGCGACAAACGTTGGGTGCGTGTAAACCCTCCAGGCGGCGGAGCCTCTTTCATTCTGGCGCAGGCTGCTACGCCACAGCAATCTGCCGCAATCGGAAATCAAGGCGGAGGGCGTGTTTGGTTGTTCCTGCAAAGCGATGATTTTGATTCAGATTACAACCGTCTCAATGCAGCGGGCGTTACTTTTGAGGAAACCCCGCGTTCTGAGGTCTATGGCAAAGTTGCCGTCTTTCGCGACCCTTTTGGCAATCGCTGGGACTTACTTGGCGCGCCAGAATAG
- the hisA gene encoding 1-(5-phosphoribosyl)-5-[(5-phosphoribosylamino)methylideneamino]imidazole-4-carboxamide isomerase, with translation MILYPAIDLKDGQAVRLVHGDMAQSTVFNDDPAAQARSFVDAGCEWLHLVDLNGAFAGQPVNAAPVEAILKSCKVPAQLGGGIRDMATIEAWLDKGLARVILGTVAVENPELVREAAKAFPSQVAVGIDARNGRVATKGWATETDVMVTDLAKSFEDAGVAAIIYTDINRDGAMAGPNIDATAALARAVSIPVIASGGVSSLADLAALKATGVISGAISGRALYDGAIDLGEALSALKS, from the coding sequence ATGATCCTCTACCCCGCGATAGACCTTAAGGATGGCCAAGCCGTCCGCCTTGTGCACGGCGACATGGCGCAATCAACCGTTTTTAACGACGACCCAGCAGCCCAAGCCCGCAGTTTTGTGGATGCGGGCTGTGAATGGTTGCATCTAGTTGATCTTAATGGCGCTTTTGCGGGCCAGCCGGTAAATGCCGCCCCCGTTGAGGCGATACTGAAATCCTGCAAGGTCCCCGCACAACTGGGTGGCGGCATTCGGGATATGGCCACGATTGAGGCATGGCTTGATAAGGGGCTCGCCCGCGTGATCCTCGGAACTGTCGCTGTCGAAAACCCCGAGTTGGTGCGCGAGGCCGCCAAAGCCTTCCCTTCCCAAGTCGCCGTTGGCATTGACGCGCGCAACGGCCGCGTCGCAACAAAAGGCTGGGCCACGGAAACCGACGTCATGGTAACGGACCTTGCCAAATCGTTCGAAGATGCAGGTGTGGCTGCGATCATCTATACCGACATCAACCGCGACGGTGCGATGGCCGGCCCCAATATTGATGCCACAGCCGCCCTTGCACGCGCAGTTTCCATACCCGTGATCGCATCAGGTGGTGTGTCGTCGCTGGCCGATCTTGCAGCGCTCAAAGCCACGGGTGTTATCTCGGGTGCCATTTCAGGTCGCGCGTTATACGACGGGGCGATTGATCTTGGCGAAGCGCTTTCGGCCCTGAAATCCTGA
- the hisF gene encoding imidazole glycerol phosphate synthase subunit HisF, translated as MLKTRIIPCLDVADGRVVKGVNFVGLRDAGDPVDAAIAYDAAGADELCFLDIHATHENRGTMFDLVRRTAEHCYIPLTVGGGVRTAADVRALLLAGADKVSFNSAAVANPDVVSEAADHFGSQCIVVAIDAKTVSPGKWEIFTHGGRKATGIDAVEFAKTVTAKGAGEILLTSMDRDGTKQGFNLPLTRAISDAVSVPVIASGGVGTLDHLVEGVTKGGASAVLAASIFHFGEFTVAQAKQHMAAAGIPMRLT; from the coding sequence ATGCTTAAAACCCGCATCATTCCCTGTCTCGACGTTGCTGATGGCCGCGTTGTCAAAGGTGTCAATTTTGTCGGCCTGCGCGATGCAGGCGATCCCGTTGATGCAGCCATCGCTTATGACGCGGCAGGCGCGGATGAGCTGTGTTTTCTCGACATTCATGCAACCCATGAAAACCGCGGCACGATGTTCGACCTTGTGCGCCGCACAGCGGAGCATTGCTATATCCCTCTGACCGTTGGCGGCGGCGTCCGTACGGCTGCGGATGTTCGCGCTTTGCTCCTCGCAGGGGCCGACAAGGTCAGCTTTAATTCTGCGGCTGTTGCAAACCCCGATGTTGTCTCGGAGGCTGCTGATCACTTTGGCAGCCAGTGCATTGTTGTTGCGATCGATGCCAAAACCGTATCGCCCGGCAAATGGGAAATATTCACCCACGGCGGGCGCAAAGCCACCGGTATCGATGCTGTTGAATTTGCCAAAACCGTTACCGCAAAAGGGGCTGGGGAGATTTTGTTGACCTCCATGGACCGCGACGGCACCAAGCAAGGCTTCAACCTACCCCTCACCCGCGCCATTTCGGACGCTGTGAGCGTTCCGGTTATCGCATCTGGTGGCGTTGGCACGCTGGATCATCTGGTCGAAGGCGTAACCAAGGGCGGTGCCTCTGCGGTGCTTGCCGCGTCAATTTTTCACTTCGGCGAATTCACCGTCGCGCAGGCCAAACAGCACATGGCCGCCGCAGGCATCCCAATGAGGCTCACATGA
- a CDS encoding phosphoribosyl-ATP diphosphatase: MTLDELYATILTRKAADPGSSWTAQLLSKGPEKCAEKFGEEAVEAIIEAVKGDREALTAEAADVLYHLLVMLAARDVPLEDVLTELSNRQSQSGIAEKAAR; the protein is encoded by the coding sequence ATGACGCTTGATGAACTTTATGCCACGATCCTGACTCGCAAAGCGGCTGATCCCGGCTCAAGTTGGACCGCACAATTGCTCTCCAAGGGTCCAGAGAAATGCGCCGAAAAATTCGGCGAAGAAGCGGTTGAAGCTATCATTGAAGCCGTCAAAGGGGACCGCGAAGCCCTTACCGCTGAGGCCGCGGATGTCCTGTATCATTTGCTGGTGATGCTGGCCGCGCGCGATGTCCCGCTTGAGGATGTCTTGACCGAACTCTCTAATCGGCAATCCCAATCGGGCATCGCGGAAAAAGCGGCGCGGTAG
- a CDS encoding ACT domain-containing protein — MPEIAQTAYEMISGMTPVLQPGLFVFITTKNPALVTSLSSEAISTFKEEEGLSMLIPVELAKKSKLNVDAPMRFITLNVFSSLEGVGLTAAVSAALGENGIACNMVAAFHHDHVFVPSKLCDQAMEVLLALQSQADQYAKPNG; from the coding sequence ATGCCAGAAATAGCTCAAACCGCCTATGAAATGATTTCAGGGATGACGCCAGTTTTGCAGCCGGGCCTCTTTGTTTTCATCACAACGAAAAATCCTGCTCTTGTTACATCGCTTTCTTCCGAAGCCATTTCTACTTTCAAAGAAGAGGAAGGGCTCTCAATGCTCATCCCCGTGGAATTGGCCAAGAAATCAAAGCTGAATGTGGATGCGCCAATGCGGTTCATAACACTGAACGTGTTTTCTTCGCTGGAAGGTGTTGGTTTAACAGCGGCCGTGTCAGCGGCTCTCGGCGAGAATGGGATTGCTTGCAATATGGTAGCAGCTTTTCACCACGACCACGTGTTTGTACCATCTAAGCTGTGCGATCAGGCGATGGAGGTGCTTTTGGCTTTGCAGAGCCAAGCAGATCAATACGCGAAGCCGAATGGGTAA
- the hisH gene encoding imidazole glycerol phosphate synthase subunit HisH: MHTVLIDYESGNLHSAHKAFERMARETDAGTVAVSADADEVARADRIVLPGDGAFPACMAALKGRSGLYDAMVEAVEVKGRPFLGICVGMQLMATMGREYEDTAGLDWIGGEVTRIVPKDPTLKVPHMGWNDLVIDTPHAVLDGVVTGDHAYFVHSYHMAVTSPAQRIAHVDYGQDVTAIIGRDTMLGMQFHPEKSQATGLRLISNFLSWAP; this comes from the coding sequence ATGCACACGGTGCTGATCGACTACGAGAGCGGCAATCTGCACTCGGCACATAAGGCGTTTGAGCGTATGGCCCGCGAGACGGATGCCGGCACCGTTGCGGTGTCCGCTGACGCCGATGAAGTGGCGCGCGCAGACCGTATTGTGCTGCCCGGTGATGGCGCATTTCCGGCCTGCATGGCAGCCCTGAAGGGGCGCAGTGGGCTCTATGATGCCATGGTCGAGGCCGTAGAAGTAAAGGGCCGCCCCTTCCTTGGCATCTGCGTCGGAATGCAGTTGATGGCCACAATGGGCCGCGAATACGAAGACACCGCTGGATTAGACTGGATCGGCGGCGAGGTGACACGGATTGTCCCAAAAGATCCCACGCTAAAGGTTCCGCATATGGGTTGGAACGATCTGGTGATCGACACGCCCCATGCTGTGTTGGACGGCGTCGTGACCGGTGATCACGCTTATTTTGTACACAGCTACCATATGGCCGTCACATCCCCCGCTCAGCGAATTGCGCATGTTGATTACGGTCAAGATGTCACCGCCATCATCGGCCGCGACACCATGCTAGGTATGCAGTTCCACCCTGAGAAAAGCCAAGCAACTGGGCTGCGGTTGATTTCAAACTTCTTATCTTGGGCACCTTAG
- a CDS encoding arylsulfatase: MMPKTSERPNVILILADDLGFADLGVTGSEIKTPNIDALARDGTMLSAMYNCARCCPTRASLLTGLYPHNAGVGHMGANLGTPAYQGFLRNDSATIAEHLRANGYRTLMSGKWHVAGDFMAREVDSWRVGDLEHPTPRQRGFDRFYGIVDGVTHFFSPHYMLEDDSRVETFPDDFYFTDAITDKAIGMIEETPDDQPFFLYLAHTAPHWPLHAHEEDIARYDGVYNAGWDAIRTARHETMNGMGLFQKNWDISPRDTQVHPWSTEKNTDWEARKMATYAAMVDRMDQSIGRLIAELKRMGQFDNTLIMFLSDNGGCAEFMAEDGWAKFFPDTTSDGRKIEMGNRPDVMPGGALTYQSYDKPWANVSNAPFRLFKHYVHEGGISTPLVAHWPKGFQPRDTAHAACHVVDILPTILEATGCSYQTEVGGHEIQPMQGESLLSLFQGKAWDREQPIFFEHEGNSAIRLGQFKLVRQHSQDWELYDMEADRTELHDLAGTSPKLEADLKGQYLSWATQTGVLEWDIALPKLLAAWKMDSAEG; this comes from the coding sequence ATGATGCCAAAGACCAGCGAACGACCAAATGTCATCTTGATCCTCGCGGACGATCTGGGATTTGCGGATCTCGGGGTTACGGGTTCAGAAATCAAAACTCCGAATATTGATGCGCTGGCCCGCGATGGCACCATGTTGTCGGCCATGTACAACTGCGCCAGATGCTGTCCGACCCGCGCGTCGTTGCTGACTGGGTTGTATCCACATAACGCAGGCGTCGGTCACATGGGGGCCAACCTTGGCACGCCTGCTTATCAAGGTTTTTTGCGCAACGACAGTGCCACGATTGCAGAACATTTGCGGGCGAATGGCTACCGAACGTTGATGTCTGGGAAGTGGCATGTGGCGGGGGATTTCATGGCCCGAGAGGTCGATAGCTGGCGGGTAGGGGATCTAGAGCACCCAACACCGCGGCAACGTGGCTTTGATCGATTTTATGGTATTGTGGACGGCGTCACGCATTTCTTCTCACCGCATTACATGTTGGAAGACGATTCCCGAGTTGAGACCTTCCCCGATGATTTCTATTTCACCGATGCAATAACCGACAAAGCGATTGGTATGATCGAAGAGACGCCCGATGACCAGCCGTTCTTCCTTTATCTGGCGCATACTGCCCCACATTGGCCGCTGCACGCCCATGAAGAGGACATCGCGCGCTATGATGGCGTTTATAACGCCGGTTGGGATGCCATACGTACCGCTCGGCACGAGACCATGAATGGTATGGGACTGTTCCAAAAGAACTGGGATATCTCTCCGCGCGATACTCAGGTGCATCCCTGGTCCACTGAGAAAAATACCGATTGGGAAGCTCGCAAGATGGCGACTTATGCTGCGATGGTGGACCGTATGGATCAATCCATTGGCCGTCTGATTGCAGAGCTTAAACGTATGGGGCAGTTCGATAATACGTTGATTATGTTTCTGTCCGACAACGGTGGCTGTGCTGAGTTTATGGCCGAAGATGGCTGGGCCAAGTTTTTCCCAGACACAACATCGGACGGCCGCAAAATTGAAATGGGTAACAGGCCAGACGTCATGCCGGGCGGGGCGTTAACCTATCAAAGCTATGACAAACCTTGGGCAAACGTATCGAACGCGCCGTTTCGGCTGTTCAAACATTACGTACACGAAGGCGGAATATCGACGCCACTGGTCGCCCATTGGCCAAAAGGGTTTCAGCCACGCGACACCGCCCATGCTGCGTGCCACGTCGTGGACATCTTGCCCACGATCCTTGAGGCGACGGGGTGTTCCTATCAGACCGAGGTTGGAGGCCATGAAATCCAGCCAATGCAGGGGGAATCGTTGCTTTCGTTGTTCCAGGGCAAAGCATGGGATCGCGAACAACCGATCTTTTTCGAACATGAAGGGAATTCAGCGATCCGGCTGGGACAGTTCAAACTTGTGCGACAACATTCCCAGGACTGGGAACTCTACGACATGGAAGCGGATCGCACAGAATTGCACGACTTGGCTGGTACGTCCCCAAAGCTCGAGGCGGATTTGAAGGGTCAGTATTTGTCATGGGCAACACAAACCGGGGTTCTGGAATGGGACATAGCATTGCCCAAGTTACTCGCCGCTTGGAAGATGGACTCCGCGGAGGGATAA
- the rlmB gene encoding 23S rRNA (guanosine(2251)-2'-O)-methyltransferase RlmB has protein sequence MKKPKWVVQKEQDKKVEANLTLWLFGLHAVRDALVNPGREKLKLMVTPNAEVKLADAIAEAGIVPEIIEPRNFRPPIDQNSVHQGAVLEVKPLNWGKLEDVCIGAEAPRVLLLDRVTDPHNVGAILRSAEVLGASAVIGTRHHSAPETGALAKSASGALERQPYLRVRNLADAIRELQAMGYLVLGLDGEAELTIEAAVEGKRDRPVALVLGAEGPGLRAKTRETVDALVRIDASGGFGSLNVSNAAAIALYASRPHG, from the coding sequence ATGAAAAAACCAAAGTGGGTTGTGCAAAAAGAACAGGACAAGAAGGTCGAGGCGAATTTGACGCTTTGGCTCTTTGGCCTGCATGCGGTGCGCGATGCGCTGGTGAACCCTGGCCGCGAAAAGCTGAAGCTGATGGTGACGCCAAATGCTGAGGTAAAGCTGGCAGATGCGATTGCTGAGGCAGGGATCGTGCCCGAGATCATAGAGCCACGCAATTTCCGCCCGCCCATCGATCAAAATTCCGTTCACCAAGGGGCCGTGCTTGAGGTTAAGCCGCTCAATTGGGGAAAGCTTGAGGATGTGTGCATCGGGGCCGAGGCACCGCGTGTGCTGCTACTGGACCGGGTGACGGATCCGCATAATGTCGGTGCGATATTGCGCTCGGCTGAAGTGCTGGGTGCCTCGGCAGTAATCGGAACGCGGCACCATTCGGCACCGGAAACCGGTGCGCTTGCGAAATCGGCCTCAGGCGCGCTGGAGCGCCAACCGTATTTGCGTGTGCGCAATTTGGCGGATGCAATCCGAGAGCTACAGGCGATGGGATATCTCGTGCTCGGGCTTGATGGCGAAGCTGAATTGACCATCGAAGCCGCTGTCGAGGGCAAACGTGACCGACCTGTGGCACTGGTGCTGGGGGCCGAGGGGCCGGGTTTGCGCGCAAAGACACGCGAAACGGTGGATGCGCTGGTGCGTATCGATGCCAGCGGTGGCTTTGGGTCGTTGAACGTATCGAACGCCGCGGCGATTGCGCTCTATGCCAGTCGCCCGCACGGCTAA
- a CDS encoding DUF2147 domain-containing protein — protein sequence MKMFLAAVALGVGFGGAAFADPVLGVWKTQVDDGAYAHVEVSACGAALCGVIARTFNDTGEYKSDNIGKKLVWDMQPVGGGAYKKGKIWQPSTDKTYKSKMALSGDTLKVSGCVGPICKKQTWSRVN from the coding sequence ATGAAGATGTTTTTGGCCGCAGTGGCATTGGGAGTTGGCTTTGGTGGGGCGGCATTTGCCGATCCGGTTTTAGGGGTCTGGAAGACGCAGGTTGATGATGGCGCTTATGCCCATGTCGAGGTCAGCGCTTGTGGCGCGGCATTGTGCGGTGTGATCGCGCGCACATTCAATGACACGGGTGAGTATAAATCGGACAACATCGGCAAAAAGCTGGTGTGGGATATGCAGCCCGTCGGCGGTGGTGCGTACAAAAAGGGAAAGATCTGGCAGCCCAGCACAGACAAAACCTACAAATCCAAGATGGCGTTGTCGGGTGACACGCTCAAAGTATCTGGCTGCGTGGGTCCTATCTGTAAAAAGCAAACATGGTCGCGGGTAAATTAA
- a CDS encoding Lrp/AsnC family transcriptional regulator — MSTCVFIQIRCKPGTTYRVAEAIALREIHSELYSTSGDYDLLMKLYIPKTADVGVYINDQLLDIEGIERSLTTMTFKVF; from the coding sequence ATGAGTACATGTGTTTTCATCCAAATCCGCTGTAAGCCCGGAACAACGTACCGCGTGGCCGAGGCGATCGCGTTACGTGAAATCCACTCAGAGCTTTACTCGACCTCGGGGGATTATGACCTACTGATGAAGCTATATATCCCAAAGACTGCAGATGTGGGCGTCTATATCAACGACCAACTGCTGGATATTGAGGGTATTGAACGTTCCCTGACCACCATGACTTTCAAGGTGTTTTGA